In the Chloroflexota bacterium genome, AGTGTTACCTACCCGGGCGCCTTCGTGGACAACATTGTATTACGGGCTGAGCGTGGCGGGGTTGGACCGACGCCTTCGATTACCATCCCTGCGGGTACCAGCCCCACGCCGTCGCCCACTACTACTGGCGCTGTTAGCGGCGTCCCCTTCAAGGTTACGCTGGCCTGGACGGACTACCCCGGCTCACCGTGGAACAGCGTGCAACTGGTGAACGACCTGGATCTGGAGGTCATCGCCCCCGACGGGACGCACTACTATGGCAACAATGCTTCCGCTGGCAGCCGCGACCGACGCAATCCCGTCGAGAGCGTGATCATCGCCAATCCCCCCTCTGGCAACTACCAGGTGATCGTGCGTGCCCACAACGTGGCTATGGGAGGCTTGCAAGGCTACGCCCTGGCGGTGAGCGGCCCGAATCTTTCCGCCGGACAAGGGCTCACACCGAGTCCCACGGCCACGGCGACGTCAGGCCCATCAGCCACGCCTACCAGCACTGGTACGGCGGAGCCATCGCCCACAGCCACGCGTACTGTTACAGTAGGGCCATCGCTGACGCCCACCAGCACCCGTACTCCGGGGGCAATCCAGATATTTCTGCCCATCATCCTGTACTACTATCCGCCGTTTCCCGCCACGCCTTCGCTGAACCCGATTGACAATGCCGATGGGGACAACGAGTACACGGTCTCATGGACCACTGCCGCCCGCGCGGACACTTACACACTGCAGGAGGACGACAACGCTTCCTTCTCCAGCCCGACGGTGGTGTATGAGGGCAGCGCCACGAGCACGCATCTGACGGGCAAGCCGACGAATAAGACTTTGTACTATCGGGTGCGGAGCAACAATGCCTGGGGCACGAGCGGGTGGAGCAACACCCGTTCGGTGTGGATTCCGCCGGCGATGGGGACTTGGCGGATCATCAACGACACGGGAGGGACACTGACCATCGAACTGTACGGGGTGCAGACGCGCGAGTTCGCGCCTGGGACGCACGATTGGCAACTGGCGCCGGGGACGTACTCCTATCGGGCCAGTGCGAGTTGTGGCTCGTTGACCAGTTCGGTGCGGATTTACGAATACTCAGTGACCACGACGCGGTTCTATTGCGCCTACTACAGCCCGCCGGAGCGAGGACTGCGAGCGCGGTAGACACGTTGTGGGAGCAATCTCCAGATTGCGACTTTTGTATCGCCGCCTGGAGACGGCTCCCACGGGAAATGCTCTCACTCTGTGGGAGCAATCTCCAGATTGCGACTGTTGTATCGCCGTCTGGAGACGGCTCCCACGAGAGATGGCATTTTGCAGAAATGCAATTCTTTGCTATAATCTTCCTCGCAACGGGTGGTCTTTGCTGGCTGTGTGCTCCAAGGACCACCCGTAAATAACGAAAAGTGGTGGTGAGCCATGACAGATTTGTTGGCATCCGTGGAAGCACAAGCGAAGAAACCAGAAATCCCGGACCTGCGCCCGGGCGATACAGTGCGCGTCCATAACCGCATTGTGGAGGGTGACCGCGAACGAGTGCAAGTGTTCCAGGGCACCGTGATGCGCTTGCGCAAGAGCGGGCCTAACGCCAATTTCACCGTGCGGCGTATTGCCAGCCACGGCGTGGGCGTGGAACGCACTTTCTTCTTACACTCGCCGCGCGTCGAGAAGATCGAGATAGTCCGCCACGCGCACGTGCGGCGGGCGCAACTCTACTACCTGCGCGGCAGGCGGGGCAAAACCAGCCGCCTGCGCGAGAAGCGCGCCGCAGTGGTAACGGAAACGGAAGAGGCGACTCCATAGGGCTTGCCTGTGTGGGGGGCGCGGGCCGGGTCTCCGGACCTGCGTCTCTTTTCCTTTGGGGGCCACTGTAATGGAAACCCCTACGCTGGACGAAGAACGGGCGCTGATGCGGGATGGCTATCACCGGATTGCTGGCCTCGATGAGGCGGGACGAGGCGCGCTGGCCGGCCCAGTGGTCGCCGCCGCCCTGATGTTGCCTCTCGAAGATCGGGACCACGAGGACATCCTCTCCGCAATGGCAGGTGTGCGCGACTCGAAAATGCTGACCCCACAGGCTCGCCAAGCGCTTTTCCCCCACATCTTGCGTTTCGCCTGCGCCGTTGGCGTAGGCTTAGTGTGGCAGCAGGAAATTGATGCCTTTGGCATCGTGGCCGCCACCCGGCGGGCGATGACAATGGCTGTCCGCGCCCTGCCGATTCCCCCCGATCACCTGATTGTGGACTCCCTCACTCTGCCCCAGGTCTGTATCCCGCAACGCGTTCTGATCCGCGCCGACAGTTCTGTCCTCTCCGTGGCTTGCGCTTCCATCGTCGCCAAGGTGGTGCGCGATCACTTGATGACGTGCGCCGAGGCCACCTACAGCGGTTACGGTTTCAGCCAGCACAAGGGCTACGGCACTCCTCAGCACCTCCGCGCTCTGGCAGAACTGGGGCCCTGCGCCTTGCACCGTTTATCCTTCGCCCCCTTGAGAGGTGTATCACCCACCTGCGCAGAAAACGCCACGCTTGCATGACGGCTGCAATTATGATAGAATGAGCCCGTACATTTGCGGTCGGGCGGGTGAGGGAGGTGCGGTGCCAAAAGCCAATCGTCGCCAGAGAACTGGCCGGCGGGGAGAAGAGCTCGCCGTCGCGAAACTCGCTGCGCTGGGGTGTCAAATCGTGACCCGGAACTACCGCTGCCCTTACGGAGAGGTAGACATAATATGCCAGGACGGCTCGGCTCTGGCCTTCGTGGAGGTGCGCGCCAGGACGGGTGACGACTACGGTTCGCCGGAGGAATCGGTGACCCCGGCCAAACAGGCACGGTTGGCGAATGTGGCGGCGCACTACCTGCAAGAAAACGAGATGGAAGCGTCCGACTGGCGCATAGACTTGGTGGCAATTGAGTTGGACTCGGATGGCAGCGTGCGGCGCGTGGAATGGATAAAGAACGCCGTGACCGAATGAACGCAGACTCGATCCCCTTGGTGGTGTTGGTCGGTCCGACGGGGGTGGGCAAGACTGCCCTGGCCTTGTCTCTGGCCGAGCGCATCCACCTGGAGGTGATTTCCGCCGATTCCCGGCAAGTGTACCGCTATATGGACATCGGCACCGCCAAGCCGAGCACCGAAGAGCAGCGCCGGGTGCGCCACCATCTGATAGACATCGTGGACCCGGATGAAGAGTTCACCCTGGCGCAATACCAAGCGCTGGCCTACGAGGCCATAGAGGAAATATGGTCACGCGGGGCATTGCCGCTCCTGGTGGGTGGAACTGGCTTATACGTCAAGGCAGTGGTGGAGGGATGGACGATCCCGCGGGTGCCGCCGGATAGTGCCTTGCGTCGTCGCCTGGAGGACCTGGCGGAGGCGGAGGGGGCGGCGGCACTACACCAGAGGCTGCGAACATTGGACCCGGTGGCGGCAGCGCGTATTGACCCGCGCAACGTGCGCCGGGTGATACGCGCCCTGGAAGTATGCGAACGAATGGATCAACCCATCTCGGATTTGCAGAGGAAAGAGCCCCCACCATACCGTATCCTGCAATTAGGGCTGACTATGCCCCGCCCACTGCTGTACGAGCGCATTGACCGACGGGTGGATGAGATGATCGCTCGCGGGCTGGTGGCAGAGGTGGAAGGGTTGGTGGCCCGCGGATACCACTACGATCTGCCTTCGATGTCGGGTCTGGGATACCGCCAGATCGGGGCGTATCTGCAAGGCAAAATGAGCCTGGCGGAGGCAATCGCCGACATCAAGCGACAGACACGACGCTTTGTGCGCCAGCAATACAACTGGTTCCGCCTATCGGATCCGCGCATTCGCTGGTTGGATGGCACGACGTTGCCCACCGACGCGGCTGAACAGGCCATTCGAGCCCACGTAGGCGCAGGAGAGAGAGTGAGGGTGACTGCACCATGAGCAAGAAATTTGAAAGTCTGGGATGTGGTTCAGAACAATATCCCAACTCTCATAACTCTCATCGAACCCCTGGTCCCAGCCGACGAAGAGGAGGGGCATGGTTGAGAAAGAAACAGAGGTGCTTCCGCCACCTGTGGAATGGATTGACATCGCGAGTATGAGGAGCGTAGTATGACATTGCACGCGGGCGACATCCTGGCAGGCAAATACGAGATCATCGCCGAGATCGGGAAGGGCGGGTTCGGGAAGATTTACCTGGGCCACGACAAGGGCATGGATCGCCCCGTCGCCATCAAAGAGTTGTCCCATGACCGCGCCGAACTGAGCCCCGAAGAGTACGAAGACTACGCACGGCGTTTTCACAAAGAGGCACAGATCGTCAGCCGGCTCCTGCATCCCAACGTAGCGGCTGCCTACGCCTTGGAAACCGACGCCGACGGCACCATCTACCTGATCATGGAATACGTGGATGGGGGCAGCCTCAAGACTATCCTGGAGGAGCGAGGACCTCTGGAGCCAGAGAAAGTCGTCCGCATCGGGGTAGATATATGCAATGCCATCGAAGCCATCTGGCGACACGACATCGTCCACCGCGACATCAAGCCCAGCAACATCCTGGTGACCAAGGATTGGCAGGCCAAACTCACCGATTTCGGTGTGGCGCAATTGGGTCACGAAACCCGTCGCACCCAGGAGGCCAAGAGCCACCCCGGCACACCGGCCTACAAATCGCCGGAGCAGGCCACTACCACTGGATACCTCGACCAACGCTCTGACATCTATGCCCTCGGCCTCGTTCTCTATGAACTGCTGACCGGCAAACTCTACCTGCGCAACCGCGTGACGCCGCGCCAGCAGAATCCCAAAGTGCCGGCCGCCCTGAGCATGGTCATCATGAAAGCCCTGGCCGAGAACCCGAACGATCGCTATCAATCGGCGGAAGCGTTTCGCGCCGCCCTCGAGCGTTCGCTGAAGAGCAATGTGCTCGCCGATGTGCAGGCAGCCATGTCCAGCCTGAACGTGAACCCTTCGCTGGTGATCGGGGTACTGGCATTGATTGCGGCGGTGGCTCTCTTTTTGGCGGGCAGGTCCTTCACCAATGCTCGCCAGCGCGCTGCGATGGCCACGAGCGCGGCGCTCAGCCTCACCCAGACCCGAGCCGCGGAGTTGACCTATACCGAGACGCCAACTCCCACGAACCCGGCGTTAGCAGGCGACCCTTATGAGCCAGATGATGAGGACCCACGCCCCATCGCTTTGGGCGAGACACAGCAGCACTCCTTCAACCCGCACGGCGATGTGGATCGAGTATCGTTTCTGGTGAAAGCGGGGCACTGGTATGCGGCGATCACGTCGCAATTGTCTCTGGGCGTGGACACAAAGTTGGTGGTGAATGTGGCCGGGCGCACCTACGAGAATGACGACGTGGTGCCCGGTGCTCTGGCTTCCGAGGTGCGCTTCCAGGCTCCGGCCGATGCCCAAGCGGTGGTAGCGATCTACAACCTCAACCAGTTTGGCCCCGACAGAACCTATGAGATCACGGTGGTCGAATTGCCGCCGACACCCACCCCCACGAGCACAGGGACTCCGCTGCCCACTGGGACGCCCACTTTCACTCCCACGCGCACGGATACGCCCACCAGCACGCCCACTCGCACGGCTACCAATACTCCGACGGTGACGAATACGCCCACTGAAACGCGCACTCCAACGCAGACTCGCACGCCAACGGAAACACGCACACCGACCCAGACGCGCACTCGCACGCCCACCGCCACCTACACGGTGACGAAGACGCCCACCGAGACGCGCACGCCTACTGAAACTCACACGCCAACGGTGACGCTCACGCCCACTGAGACCTCTACGCCGACAGAGACGGCCACTCCCACCGATACGGCTACCCCTACAGAGACATCCACGCCGACGGAAACGCCCACGGAGACGCCTACGGAGACACCGACGGAAACGCCTACTACACCATCCCCCGGCTCCATAAGGTAAGGGCTGCGGGGCGGGGTGCAAAGGGCCATGCTCCCGGCTTGGCAACGGTTCGCTCGTAACGGTTGGCTGCCTTTGCTCCTGTTGGTCGGCGTGATCTTCTGGCGGGCGACCACACTGCAGGGCATCTTCTACTTCGGCGACATCTATCAACTGCACTATCCCCTGCGCGTGGCTTATGCCAATGCCCTCCGCTCCGGCACGCTGCCCTTCTGGAGCCCCGATATTGCCGCCGGCTACCCGTTGCTCGCCGAAGGGCAGTTGGGCGCACTGTACCCGCCCAATCTCCTTTTTCACCTGCTCCTGGATGTCCCCTGGACCATCAATGCCACGGTGCTATTTCATTTCGTGTTGGCGTCCTGGGGGATGTACGCCTTTGCTCGGGCCCTGGGCCTGCGCCGGGCTGGGGCCTATCTGGCGGGCATCGTTTACGCGTTGAGTGGCTTTCTCATCGCCCACCTGAATCACCTGAACATCCTGTCCTGTGCGGCTTGGCTGCCCTGGCTGTTCCTGCTCACGCGGCGCTGCATCCGAGGGGAGCGATGGACGGATGTCTTGGCTCTGGCAGTGCTGTGGGCACTGGAATTCTTGGCTGGACACCCTCAGATCGCGCTCCTGAGCGCTTTGGCGGTGGGGAGTTATGCCCTGGCGCTACCTGCCGTAGAAAGGATTGGGAAGCCGAGACGTGGCGTCTTGGCCAGTGCCAGCGCCCTGGTGCTGGGCTTGCTGCTGGCCGCGCCCCAACTCCTGCCCACCTATGAATTGACGACCCTTTCCTCGCGCGCTGGCGGCCTGGACCCTAAATTCTTCACCTCTTTCTCCCTCCATCCCGCTTACCTGGCCACATTGCTCTCGCCGTTCCTACGCGGCAACCCGTATCCGAACATCTCGGTGGAACTGGTGGGCTATCTGGGCATATTGCCGCTGGCTCTGGCGTCCCTGGCCTTGCCCCTGCGACGGGATCGGATCACGAGATATTTTGTGGGGCTGGCCCTGGTCTCGCTGTTGCTGGCCTTCGGGCGCTGGAATCCTTTATATGCATATTTCCTGCGCCTGCCGCCCCTCAATCTCTTCCGCGTCCCGGCGCGATATCTCTACACATTCACCTTCGCCGGGGCAGTGCTGGCTGGTCTGGCCGCCGACCGCCTGTTGGCACGGGCGCGCGGAACGGAGCGTCATCGGCTGGCAGCGGGAGTGGCTTTGTCTTGCGCGTTGGCGGGGATAGCGGCACTCGCCTTGCCACTCGAGGCTTTGCTGACTGCCTGGCGGCTGCTGCCGCTGGTGTGGATGGTGGCGGGTGGAGCGGTGCTATTCATGGCCTGGCGGGGCGCGCTGGGTCGTCGGACATTGGCTATCCTTTTCCTGTCCCTGGCGCTCTTGGACCTCATCGCCTTCACTGCGGTGTACAACCGCACCTACAACGACGTGATGCCATACCAAGACTTCATCGCCCCGCCGCGCTCCCTGGGCTTCTTCGCCGGTCAGGATCCGTCTGCCTACCGCATCCTGACCCACGAGGGTATCGTGCCCGTCCTGTCTGTGATGCGCGAGTCCTTCTACCCGAATATCTCCATCGCTCACGGTGTCCCCAGCGCCAACGCCCTGTTCCCCCTCCTCCCCCGCGCCTACCAGGACTATATGGCTCACCTCACCTCGCGGATGGCGGATGCCCTCGGTATCCGCTATTTCCTGATCCCACAACTCCTGCCGGTAGATGAGGATACGGAATTCTACGATCTGGAGAACCCGCTCGCGCCCAGTCTGGTGGGTCGGGCGCTGGATTTCGAGCCCATCACGGTAACACAAGTGGAGATCGAGTCCTACGTCAGCCATTCGGCCAGCGTGGGGGATGGCGTGCTGGCGGCGGAGGTGGTGCTGCGCCTGGTGGATGGGCGGGAGCGGCGTTTGCCCCTGCGCGTGGGGTTGGAGACCGCCGAGTGGGCCTACGACCGCGACGACGTGTGGGAGAACGTGGCCCACGACCGCCCGACGGTGGCGCGGACCTGGCCCGCTCGCTCGGGCTTCCCGCCCCGCGACCACCCAGGGCACTCTTATTTGGCAGCCATCACGTTCCAGGAGCCACTTGTCATAACCGGCGTGCGCATTGAGCCTGCCCTGCCGCGGGCATTCGTCCGCGTGGAGCGAGTGCGTTTCACCACGGTGAACGGCGATACCGTGCTCCTCTCGCATCTGGTGGGGGAGAGCGATTTCGCCCTGGTGTATCGCAGCGAGGACGTGGCCATCTACGAGAACCGCGACGCCATGCCGCGCGCCTATCTGGTGCACCGCGCCGAAGTGGTGGCTTCGGACGAGGAGGCGCTGGCACGGCTCCAGGCCCGGGATTTCTCGCCCCGGGAGGTGGTCTATCTGTTGGATGGGGAGGGGCGACCCACCGGGCCGCCCGGCTCAGACGACGTGGTGATCGTGGAGGAATATGCTCCCATGCGGGTCTCCCTCACGACCATCTCCGATGCCGATGGCTACTTGGTCCTGGCCGACAGTTACTATCCCGGCTGGCGTGCTTATGTGGATGGCGTCGAGACCCCAGTGTGCCGGGCCAATCTGATGATGCGCGCCGTCTATGTCCCGGCCGGGCGGCACGCTGTTACGTTCGTTTACAAGCCGCGGATGTTCCGGTTGGGATTCGTCTTGGCGGGCCTGGCGGTGGTGGGGATGGGGGGAGTGAGAGGAGTGAAAAAGTTGACAAAACGCGAAAGTTGTGCTATATTAATTTTGTAATCCCCTCTACACCTTCGGGTGTAGGGCGCGAGGCCGCCATAACAGGCGGCCTTTGCTTTTGCGGAGGTTTCGATGAGAACCAACGTTTATGTGGATGGTTTTAATCTATATTACCGTGTGAAAGGCACCCCGTACAAATGGCTTGATCTGTCGACTCTTTGTCGACTGGTTCTACCTAAACATCTTATCGTTAATCGTATTAGATATTTCACAGCCATAGTTCGGGCAACACCAAATGATCCCCGTAAGCCTCAACGCCAGGCTATTTTCATTCGCGCTTTGCAGACCATACCTAATCTCACTGTACACTATGGGCAATTTCTTTCACATTGTAAGCGAATGGCACTTGCTAATCCACCACTTGGCGGACCTCAGACGGTGGAAGTTATTAAGACGGAGGAAAAGGGGTCTGATGTCAATTTGGCCACTTGGTTACTATTTGACTGCTTTCGCAACGAATATGACGTGGCTGTGGTGATCTCTAATGATTCTGATTTGGTAGAGCCAATCAAAATCGTGAGATATGAGTTCGGACGCGAAGTTGGAGTGGTGAACCCACAAAAATACAGAACCAGTTTCGAGTTGGCAAAGATAGCATCATTCTGCCGCAAGATTCGAGATAATGCGCTCAAATCAAGCCAGTTTCCGCCCGTTCTTACTGATGCACACGGGTCGTTTTCGAAACCAGCTGAGTGGTAGACTAAGATAACGGGTCATTCAAGGATGAGGATATAGCGTCTTGCAGTACTGTTACTCTGGTGCAGACATTTTACTTGCCGACCTCTCCCAGTTTCGATGCGGTCTCAGTTTTCTTCTATCACCGTTTGGATGACGAACGTCTGGGCTGTGTAGAATACCATCCCTATCTTTTGCAACCTCGACGCTCTAGCAGTAGAATTCGGGGTGATCGTTGAATCGAATGAACAAGTAGCATACTTCAAGATATTCTGCGGTCAATAGGACAAACCCTAACCGAGATTGCGCAAATGTTTAAGCACATCAAGAAGAACCATCCTAATCTCTACGCCGTCCTCTTCGGCGTCTCCATCATTATGTTCTGGAGAGGACTGTGGGGTCTGATGGACCTGTACCTTTTCCCAGGCCATCCGGTTGTGAGTTACGCGGCATCGGCTCTGCTGGGGTTGCTGTTACTGTTGCTGATCACGGATTTCAGACTGGAGGGGTTGGGATGAGTCCGGTTCTGGGCGAGTCCCACCGCAAAAATGTGGAATGGCTATCATCATCGTTGCGTCCCCGCAGGGGGAACGCCGGATCGAAGGCCCGTGAGGAGCGGTTTCAACCGCCAGTTCAGGGCTGAAGGTAGCCCGGAAATTCCATTTCCGGGCGGGTCTCTGCAGTCTTGGATAATGGATGTTCCGAAGAAAGAGGAGGTCGGCGATGAATCTGTTCAATCGCATTGTGGTTGTGCTTTTGTTGCTCCTAATGATGGCTTTTCTGGTGCTCACCGTTGTGCTCCCCGATCCCGTGCTCACCACCATCGCGCAGGGCATCAGCCAGATCCGGGGGAATCTCTACGTGTACTATCGTAGTTATCTCTTGGGAGCAGTGCCGCTTTTCTTCATCTGCCTGGTACTTTTGTACTTGGAGGTGCGGCGCACAGGCCGCGACACCGTGCGCATCACCCAGGTCTCGGGGGCTCAAGTGGAAATGACCACCAGTTCCATCGCCCGCAGCCTGGACTACGAGATAGGGAAGTTGCCCGACGTGCTGAAAGTGAGGCCCATTGTGATCAGCAAGGGCAAAGGCGTTGTCGTGCGCTTGGACTTGGAGACGACGCCCGACATCCACGTGCCGGCGAAAATGCAGGAAGTCGCGCAGGTGGCGCGGGAGGCCATTGAGGATAAAATGGGTGTCAAACTCCTGCGCATTGCGGTGAACATCACCCAGGCCCCCTACGCCCGGGTGGAGGAGGCCGTCGCCAAGGCACGTATCGAGATGCCACCGCCGCCCATCCCGCCCGCTGGGGAACAACCGCCCTTCATGGATGCTCCATGACGCAGGGGCATCTCTTGTGATCTCTAGGGGAGTGGGATGCCGTGGCTGACGTGGAGAATGCGGAGACCGAAGAGAATATCTTGCCACCGCCAACGCCAGAGCAAATACCGGCTTTGTTGGAGGCCCTCCTCTTCGTGGCCGATGAGCCAGTAGAGGTGAGGTCCCTGGCCTCTGTGCTCGGGGTGGATGTGGCGGCAGTCGAGCAGGGGCTTGAGCAATTGACCGGGGATCACGCCGGGCGGGGCCTGGCCCTCCAGCGCAAGGGTGACAAGGTGCAATTGACCACTGCTCCGGAGGCGGCCCCGTATATCGAGCGCTTCCTGGGACTGGGGTACTCGGGGAGGCTTTCCCAAGCCGCCCTGGAGACGCTGGCGATCATCGCCTACCAGCAGCCCATCACCAGAGCCGACATCGAGGCCATTCGCGGGGTGAACTGCGACGCAGTATTGCGGACGCTCCTATCCCGAGGCTTGATCGCCGAGGTGGGTCGCCTGGAACAGGTCGGTCGTCCCATTCTCTACGGTACCACCTTCGCCTTCCTGCAATACTTCGGTTTGCAGAGCCTGGAACAATTGCCTCCCCTAGACACCAAAAGGGAACGGATATCCTCCCGCTGGTTCTGAGCCTGCGGGAGGATACCTCCCCCAAGGGAGGGAACCAAGGTGAGGGCCATCCGCTAATCCGCTACCCATCCCCTGGTAGGCTGGCAATCGCCGTCTGGAGACGGCTCCCACGTCCTTCGCCAGGTTATCGTCTCTCCTCCAGTGTCTCCGGCGTGACTTGATCCAACCGTAGCGACACCGTCTGCGAGATCCCGTCCGCGCCCATCGAAATACCGTAGATGGTATTAGCAGCCTCGATGGTATAGCGGTTGTGGGTGATGACGACGAATTGGGTTTTCTCGCTCAGGCTCTTGAGGATATCGCGGAAGCGCACCACATTGACCTCGTCGAGCATGGCGTCAACTTCGTCCAGGAAGCAGAACGGGGTCGAACTGGCCTTGACCAGGGCGAAGATCAGGGCGGCTGCCGTCAGTGCTCTTTCGCCGCCGGAGAGGAGAGCCAGGCTCTGCTGCCGTTTGCCTGGTGGCCGCGCGATGATGTCCACCCCAGTGTTGCCCAGGTCGTCGGGATCGGTGAGGGTGAGCCGCGCCGACCC is a window encoding:
- a CDS encoding ribonuclease HII; this encodes METPTLDEERALMRDGYHRIAGLDEAGRGALAGPVVAAALMLPLEDRDHEDILSAMAGVRDSKMLTPQARQALFPHILRFACAVGVGLVWQQEIDAFGIVAATRRAMTMAVRALPIPPDHLIVDSLTLPQVCIPQRVLIRADSSVLSVACASIVAKVVRDHLMTCAEATYSGYGFSQHKGYGTPQHLRALAELGPCALHRLSFAPLRGVSPTCAENATLA
- a CDS encoding YfhO family protein, with protein sequence MLPAWQRFARNGWLPLLLLVGVIFWRATTLQGIFYFGDIYQLHYPLRVAYANALRSGTLPFWSPDIAAGYPLLAEGQLGALYPPNLLFHLLLDVPWTINATVLFHFVLASWGMYAFARALGLRRAGAYLAGIVYALSGFLIAHLNHLNILSCAAWLPWLFLLTRRCIRGERWTDVLALAVLWALEFLAGHPQIALLSALAVGSYALALPAVERIGKPRRGVLASASALVLGLLLAAPQLLPTYELTTLSSRAGGLDPKFFTSFSLHPAYLATLLSPFLRGNPYPNISVELVGYLGILPLALASLALPLRRDRITRYFVGLALVSLLLAFGRWNPLYAYFLRLPPLNLFRVPARYLYTFTFAGAVLAGLAADRLLARARGTERHRLAAGVALSCALAGIAALALPLEALLTAWRLLPLVWMVAGGAVLFMAWRGALGRRTLAILFLSLALLDLIAFTAVYNRTYNDVMPYQDFIAPPRSLGFFAGQDPSAYRILTHEGIVPVLSVMRESFYPNISIAHGVPSANALFPLLPRAYQDYMAHLTSRMADALGIRYFLIPQLLPVDEDTEFYDLENPLAPSLVGRALDFEPITVTQVEIESYVSHSASVGDGVLAAEVVLRLVDGRERRLPLRVGLETAEWAYDRDDVWENVAHDRPTVARTWPARSGFPPRDHPGHSYLAAITFQEPLVITGVRIEPALPRAFVRVERVRFTTVNGDTVLLSHLVGESDFALVYRSEDVAIYENRDAMPRAYLVHRAEVVASDEEALARLQARDFSPREVVYLLDGEGRPTGPPGSDDVVIVEEYAPMRVSLTTISDADGYLVLADSYYPGWRAYVDGVETPVCRANLMMRAVYVPAGRHAVTFVYKPRMFRLGFVLAGLAVVGMGGVRGVKKLTKRESCAILIL
- a CDS encoding NYN domain-containing protein → MRTNVYVDGFNLYYRVKGTPYKWLDLSTLCRLVLPKHLIVNRIRYFTAIVRATPNDPRKPQRQAIFIRALQTIPNLTVHYGQFLSHCKRMALANPPLGGPQTVEVIKTEEKGSDVNLATWLLFDCFRNEYDVAVVISNDSDLVEPIKIVRYEFGREVGVVNPQKYRTSFELAKIASFCRKIRDNALKSSQFPPVLTDAHGSFSKPAEW
- a CDS encoding serine/threonine protein kinase, with amino-acid sequence MTLHAGDILAGKYEIIAEIGKGGFGKIYLGHDKGMDRPVAIKELSHDRAELSPEEYEDYARRFHKEAQIVSRLLHPNVAAAYALETDADGTIYLIMEYVDGGSLKTILEERGPLEPEKVVRIGVDICNAIEAIWRHDIVHRDIKPSNILVTKDWQAKLTDFGVAQLGHETRRTQEAKSHPGTPAYKSPEQATTTGYLDQRSDIYALGLVLYELLTGKLYLRNRVTPRQQNPKVPAALSMVIMKALAENPNDRYQSAEAFRAALERSLKSNVLADVQAAMSSLNVNPSLVIGVLALIAAVALFLAGRSFTNARQRAAMATSAALSLTQTRAAELTYTETPTPTNPALAGDPYEPDDEDPRPIALGETQQHSFNPHGDVDRVSFLVKAGHWYAAITSQLSLGVDTKLVVNVAGRTYENDDVVPGALASEVRFQAPADAQAVVAIYNLNQFGPDRTYEITVVELPPTPTPTSTGTPLPTGTPTFTPTRTDTPTSTPTRTATNTPTVTNTPTETRTPTQTRTPTETRTPTQTRTRTPTATYTVTKTPTETRTPTETHTPTVTLTPTETSTPTETATPTDTATPTETSTPTETPTETPTETPTETPTTPSPGSIR
- the scpB gene encoding SMC-Scp complex subunit ScpB; its protein translation is MADVENAETEENILPPPTPEQIPALLEALLFVADEPVEVRSLASVLGVDVAAVEQGLEQLTGDHAGRGLALQRKGDKVQLTTAPEAAPYIERFLGLGYSGRLSQAALETLAIIAYQQPITRADIEAIRGVNCDAVLRTLLSRGLIAEVGRLEQVGRPILYGTTFAFLQYFGLQSLEQLPPLDTKRERISSRWF
- the miaA gene encoding tRNA (adenosine(37)-N6)-dimethylallyltransferase MiaA; the protein is MNADSIPLVVLVGPTGVGKTALALSLAERIHLEVISADSRQVYRYMDIGTAKPSTEEQRRVRHHLIDIVDPDEEFTLAQYQALAYEAIEEIWSRGALPLLVGGTGLYVKAVVEGWTIPRVPPDSALRRRLEDLAEAEGAAALHQRLRTLDPVAAARIDPRNVRRVIRALEVCERMDQPISDLQRKEPPPYRILQLGLTMPRPLLYERIDRRVDEMIARGLVAEVEGLVARGYHYDLPSMSGLGYRQIGAYLQGKMSLAEAIADIKRQTRRFVRQQYNWFRLSDPRIRWLDGTTLPTDAAEQAIRAHVGAGERVRVTAP
- the rplS gene encoding 50S ribosomal protein L19 — translated: MTDLLASVEAQAKKPEIPDLRPGDTVRVHNRIVEGDRERVQVFQGTVMRLRKSGPNANFTVRRIASHGVGVERTFFLHSPRVEKIEIVRHAHVRRAQLYYLRGRRGKTSRLREKRAAVVTETEEATP
- a CDS encoding YraN family protein, yielding MPKANRRQRTGRRGEELAVAKLAALGCQIVTRNYRCPYGEVDIICQDGSALAFVEVRARTGDDYGSPEESVTPAKQARLANVAAHYLQENEMEASDWRIDLVAIELDSDGSVRRVEWIKNAVTE